The following proteins come from a genomic window of Synechococcus sp. BIOS-E4-1:
- a CDS encoding lipopolysaccharide assembly protein LapA domain-containing protein — translation MRQINFTLIFVFGLSMVFFTLENTAATTVHVLPGLKYTTPLAALLLLSAGIGATSAWLFAAWSGMLNNVERIHQSSNLDAQQVRIQELETDLNRYRATVETQLGLLPSASAEEEEAMEDAQEVQVSSSD, via the coding sequence ATGCGTCAGATCAATTTCACCCTGATCTTCGTGTTCGGCCTGAGCATGGTGTTCTTCACGCTGGAAAATACGGCTGCTACAACCGTTCATGTGCTACCCGGCCTGAAGTACACCACGCCTCTTGCAGCATTGCTGCTGCTGTCTGCCGGGATTGGTGCAACTTCAGCCTGGCTGTTCGCTGCATGGAGCGGGATGCTGAACAACGTGGAACGCATCCATCAATCCAGTAATCTCGACGCCCAGCAAGTGCGCATCCAGGAATTGGAAACCGATCTGAATCGGTACCGGGCAACCGTTGAAACGCAACTGGGCTTGCTCCCTTCTGCAAGCGCTGAAGAAGAAGAAGCAATGGAAGATGCTCAAGAGGTTCAGGTGTCGAGCTCAGACTGA
- a CDS encoding GuaB3 family IMP dehydrogenase-related protein, translating to MDIQLGRSKVVRRAYGIDEIALVPGGKTVDPEVTNTSWSIGGIEREIPIIASAMDGVVDVGMAVNLSRLGALGVINLEGVQTRYEDPNTVLDRIASVGKDQFVPLMQEIYSQPVQEPLIRKRIQDIKAQGGIAAVSGTPVAALRYGKAIAEAGADLFFVQATVVSTNHVGPEGQETLDLAALCRDLGVPVVIGNCVTYEVALQLMRAGAAAVMVGIGPGAACTSRGVLGVGIPQATAVADCAAAREDYQKESNRYVPIVADGGIVTGGDICKCIACGADAVMIGSPIARAEEAPGRGFHWGMATPSPVLPRGTRISVGSTGSLESILRGPAKLDDGTHNLLGCLKTSMGTLGARTIKEMQQVEVVVAPSLLTEGKVYQKAQHLGMGK from the coding sequence GTGGACATTCAGCTCGGACGCTCAAAGGTTGTACGCCGGGCCTATGGCATCGATGAAATCGCACTGGTGCCCGGCGGCAAAACCGTGGATCCAGAGGTGACCAACACCAGCTGGTCAATTGGAGGAATCGAGCGCGAGATTCCGATTATCGCCAGTGCCATGGATGGCGTCGTCGATGTGGGTATGGCCGTCAACCTGTCCAGGCTCGGAGCACTCGGTGTGATCAACCTTGAGGGAGTCCAGACGCGCTACGAAGACCCAAATACTGTTCTCGATCGCATTGCATCGGTCGGCAAGGACCAGTTCGTTCCTCTGATGCAGGAGATCTACAGCCAGCCTGTGCAGGAGCCCCTGATCCGCAAGCGCATTCAGGACATCAAGGCCCAGGGTGGTATCGCCGCTGTCAGCGGAACCCCTGTTGCGGCGCTGCGCTACGGCAAGGCGATCGCCGAAGCTGGTGCCGATCTGTTTTTTGTCCAGGCCACGGTGGTGTCAACGAATCACGTCGGACCTGAGGGCCAGGAGACACTCGACCTTGCAGCCCTGTGTCGAGATCTGGGGGTGCCCGTTGTGATCGGCAATTGCGTGACCTACGAGGTGGCACTTCAGCTGATGCGCGCCGGGGCCGCTGCCGTGATGGTGGGAATCGGCCCTGGAGCTGCATGCACCTCAAGAGGAGTGCTTGGAGTGGGAATACCTCAGGCCACAGCGGTGGCCGACTGCGCCGCGGCCCGAGAGGATTACCAGAAGGAAAGCAACCGATACGTTCCCATCGTTGCCGACGGCGGCATTGTGACCGGCGGCGACATCTGCAAATGCATCGCCTGTGGAGCTGATGCCGTGATGATCGGATCACCGATTGCCCGGGCAGAGGAAGCACCTGGTCGTGGCTTTCACTGGGGCATGGCCACCCCAAGCCCTGTCCTGCCCCGCGGCACCCGCATCAGCGTCGGCAGTACGGGAAGCCTGGAGAGCATTCTGCGTGGACCAGCCAAGCTTGATGACGGAACCCATAACCTTCTGGGCTGCCTAAAAACCTCCATGGGAACCCTGGGAGCACGCACCATCAAGGAGATGCAGCAGGTGGAGGTGGTTGTGGCTCCATCGCTGCTCACCGAGGGCAAGGTTTATCAGAAAGCCCAGCATCTCGGCATGGGCAAGTGA
- the petG gene encoding cytochrome b6-f complex subunit V — protein sequence MIEPLLCGIVLGLIPVTLLGLFVAAWNQYRRGSALGG from the coding sequence ATGATCGAACCTCTTCTGTGCGGCATCGTTCTTGGTCTGATTCCGGTCACCCTTCTCGGCCTGTTTGTCGCAGCTTGGAATCAGTATCGCCGCGGCAGTGCTCTTGGGGGTTGA
- a CDS encoding DUF3370 domain-containing protein: MTRLNSLQALAALTVATASIATMFSPPQLAAEQQKPADQTLTRRSDVRALPGQLDDVLMVNDNNPELITGEGILVSTFPQAPGLNIALNGRFDLFSHHVYAGQPDQLDSTLWLAVVAQPAGDAPVTLRLLGGSTSLSQATLKGQTASPFLPLPTLMAESGTAVASGPGSKVAGDLLRGDIANELQQEWLIAPGNISPLVVLPIPVAGLDPLLNGRNLQLRLQSSGPVHIATLAAYGNGDKVPDPERWIRLLNQGRQSPKEHQPTPRGASGRMVYSRVSGVQIGSTWRATLTDPGSSHLNIEDAPVSWPISSLERGELQTGQIQTAELKAFDAGTAWAAHGNYGVEYDLTLPLRNQGSQQRTVAITLDSPDKNSSGNGQLVFNGSDSGPVMFRGPIEVSGLDAQGGRPSGRRRFHLVLRRGQEGPQLGQITLAPGETRSVRVRLVYPADATPPQVLSLRPVKQSTEAPVDRP; this comes from the coding sequence ATGACACGTCTCAACAGTCTGCAGGCACTGGCCGCTCTGACCGTGGCCACAGCATCCATCGCGACGATGTTTTCACCGCCACAGCTTGCAGCGGAACAGCAGAAACCGGCTGACCAAACACTGACTCGCCGCAGCGATGTACGAGCCCTTCCAGGCCAGCTGGATGACGTGCTGATGGTCAATGACAACAACCCGGAACTGATTACCGGGGAAGGCATCCTTGTTTCGACCTTTCCGCAGGCGCCGGGCCTGAATATCGCGCTGAATGGTCGCTTCGACCTGTTCAGCCATCACGTTTACGCCGGTCAGCCCGATCAGCTTGACTCGACTCTCTGGCTCGCTGTTGTGGCTCAGCCAGCAGGAGATGCTCCAGTAACTCTGAGACTTCTGGGTGGCAGCACCTCCCTCTCACAGGCGACTCTGAAGGGCCAAACCGCTTCACCATTTCTGCCGTTGCCAACCCTGATGGCTGAATCAGGCACAGCGGTTGCCTCTGGTCCGGGCAGCAAGGTTGCCGGCGACCTGCTGCGCGGAGACATCGCGAACGAACTGCAACAGGAATGGCTGATTGCACCCGGAAACATCAGCCCCCTGGTGGTGCTTCCAATCCCGGTCGCCGGACTCGATCCACTTCTCAACGGGCGCAACCTGCAGCTGCGGCTTCAGAGCTCAGGTCCGGTGCATATCGCCACCCTGGCCGCCTATGGAAATGGTGACAAGGTTCCAGACCCAGAGCGGTGGATCAGGCTGCTGAATCAGGGACGGCAGAGTCCCAAGGAGCACCAACCGACTCCGCGTGGCGCTAGCGGCAGGATGGTCTACTCACGCGTCAGCGGTGTTCAGATCGGCAGTACCTGGAGAGCAACCCTGACCGATCCCGGATCCAGCCACCTGAACATTGAAGATGCGCCCGTCTCCTGGCCGATCAGCAGCCTGGAACGCGGTGAGCTGCAGACAGGACAGATCCAGACAGCGGAGCTGAAGGCCTTTGATGCAGGCACCGCCTGGGCAGCACATGGGAACTACGGCGTTGAATACGACCTGACGCTTCCACTGCGCAATCAGGGATCGCAGCAGCGAACAGTGGCGATCACCCTGGACTCTCCTGATAAAAACAGCAGCGGTAACGGCCAACTGGTGTTCAACGGCAGTGACAGCGGTCCGGTGATGTTCCGTGGACCGATCGAAGTGAGCGGACTGGATGCACAAGGGGGGAGACCCAGCGGTCGACGACGCTTTCACCTGGTGTTGCGACGGGGGCAGGAGGGCCCCCAACTTGGGCAAATCACACTCGCTCCTGGAGAAACTCGTTCGGTACGAGTACGCCTTGTTTACCCGGCGGATGCCACACCTCCCCAGGTCCTGTCTCTCCGACCTGTGAAACAATCCACAGAAGCACCAGTCGATCGTCCGTGA
- the bchI gene encoding magnesium chelatase ATPase subunit I: protein MSSPRKRRVFPFTAVIGQEEMKLALLLNVIDPRIGGVMIMGDRGTGKSTTIRALADLLPGIEVVAGDPYNSSPTDPDLQSSDVRQRLEHGETLATEERQVPMVDLPLGATEDRLCGTIDIEKALSEGVRAFEPGLLAKANRGLLYVDEVNLLDDHLVDVLLDSAASGWNTVEREGVSVRHPARFVLIGSGNPEEGELRPQLLDRFGMSVEVRTVRDPELRVQVVDQRTAFDTDPDAFTSSVEAGQKALQERVVEAQQRLDQVEIDDDLRLRISAVCGELDVDGLRGDIVTNRAARALAAFEGRTEVTEEDVARVASCCLRHRLRKDPLEQIDSGDRVVKVFCKVFERSESSDRAEFELALAA, encoded by the coding sequence GTGAGTTCACCGCGCAAGCGCAGAGTTTTCCCCTTCACCGCCGTGATCGGTCAGGAGGAAATGAAACTTGCTCTGCTGCTCAACGTGATCGATCCCCGCATCGGCGGTGTGATGATCATGGGCGACAGGGGCACAGGCAAATCCACCACGATCAGGGCACTGGCGGATCTGCTCCCTGGTATTGAGGTGGTCGCAGGAGACCCCTACAACAGCTCACCAACCGATCCTGATCTGCAGAGCAGCGACGTGCGTCAGCGCCTCGAGCATGGGGAAACCCTCGCGACAGAGGAGCGACAGGTGCCCATGGTGGATCTTCCACTTGGCGCGACGGAAGACCGCCTTTGCGGCACCATCGACATTGAGAAGGCTCTCAGCGAGGGCGTGCGGGCTTTTGAACCAGGATTGCTGGCCAAGGCAAACCGGGGCCTGCTTTACGTCGACGAAGTGAATCTGCTGGACGATCATCTGGTCGACGTCCTGCTCGATTCTGCCGCTTCAGGCTGGAACACGGTTGAACGTGAAGGCGTGTCCGTGCGACATCCCGCCCGCTTTGTGCTGATAGGTTCCGGCAACCCTGAGGAAGGCGAGCTGCGCCCTCAGCTCCTCGACCGCTTCGGCATGAGTGTTGAGGTGCGAACAGTCAGAGACCCTGAGCTTCGCGTCCAGGTGGTGGACCAGCGCACAGCCTTTGACACCGACCCTGATGCCTTCACCTCCTCGGTTGAAGCTGGACAGAAAGCACTTCAGGAAAGGGTGGTCGAAGCCCAGCAGCGACTGGACCAGGTTGAAATCGACGATGATCTGAGATTGCGCATTTCCGCAGTGTGCGGCGAGCTGGATGTCGACGGCCTGAGGGGAGACATCGTCACCAACAGGGCTGCACGAGCACTGGCGGCCTTTGAAGGCCGCACTGAAGTCACGGAAGAGGATGTTGCCCGCGTGGCGTCATGCTGTCTTCGTCACCGCCTGCGCAAAGATCCACTCGAGCAGATCGATTCCGGTGATCGAGTCGTGAAGGTGTTCTGCAAGGTGTTCGAGCGCAGCGAGAGCAGCGATAGAGCCGAATTCGAACTGGCCCTGGCCGCCTGA
- a CDS encoding CAAD domain-containing protein, with amino-acid sequence MSSDKPPETKAPAESINPDLPAQGDITESGAETEKTAEAPKSETAPAPAAFAPPQTPVKTEPAVQPVAASDSPSIAERISVPAQASADDSREEGGEWELLSNRIKQFFEANNLQDQWQSLRQPLFLLGGLIVVILTIRIYGGILDAIATVPLAPRLFQLVGTFYAFWFAATRLIRAEERKKISANVNDLWSSLRGGSKT; translated from the coding sequence ATGTCGTCCGACAAGCCCCCCGAAACTAAGGCTCCTGCCGAATCCATCAATCCGGATCTTCCCGCTCAGGGCGACATCACTGAGAGCGGGGCAGAGACGGAGAAAACCGCAGAAGCCCCCAAGTCCGAAACGGCTCCCGCTCCAGCTGCCTTTGCTCCGCCTCAGACACCGGTGAAGACTGAGCCGGCTGTGCAACCCGTCGCAGCATCTGACTCACCTTCGATTGCAGAGCGCATCAGTGTTCCAGCCCAGGCTTCTGCTGACGACAGCAGAGAAGAAGGCGGCGAATGGGAACTTCTCTCCAATCGCATCAAGCAGTTCTTCGAGGCGAACAATCTTCAGGATCAATGGCAGAGCCTTCGCCAGCCTCTGTTTCTGCTCGGTGGACTGATTGTTGTGATCCTGACGATTCGGATCTATGGAGGGATCCTCGATGCCATCGCCACGGTTCCATTGGCTCCACGACTGTTTCAACTGGTTGGCACCTTTTATGCCTTCTGGTTTGCAGCCACACGCCTGATCCGAGCCGAGGAGCGGAAGAAGATTTCGGCCAACGTGAATGATCTCTGGAGCAGCTTGCGGGGAGGCTCAAAAACCTGA
- a CDS encoding cytochrome c yields MTTPSSTAATLERRRGLVTALVAMAVITALALGAWFYVSTRLDPYSKAALALNGDVQHGAQLFRINCAGCHGISGQGLVGPSLQAVSERRPDRSLIHQIVSGETPPMPRFEIEPEGMADLLSYLHTLN; encoded by the coding sequence GTGACGACACCGTCATCAACTGCTGCAACGTTGGAACGACGCCGTGGTTTGGTGACGGCGCTGGTAGCCATGGCTGTGATCACAGCGCTGGCTCTCGGGGCCTGGTTCTATGTCAGCACCCGTCTGGATCCTTACAGCAAGGCGGCACTGGCATTGAACGGCGATGTGCAGCATGGTGCGCAGCTGTTCCGCATCAACTGCGCTGGCTGTCACGGCATCTCGGGTCAGGGACTGGTGGGCCCGAGCCTTCAGGCCGTAAGCGAACGACGACCGGACCGATCGCTGATCCACCAGATCGTGAGCGGAGAGACCCCGCCGATGCCACGCTTTGAAATCGAACCGGAAGGCATGGCGGACCTTCTGAGCTACCTACACACCTTGAACTGA
- a CDS encoding RNA methyltransferase, with translation MSLSVVLVEPSGPLNVGSVARLCANFGIDDLRLVAPRCEPNDPDAQRMAVHGGQVLSRARCFPTLFEALADCQRVVASCGRIDHGEIAVQPPEQIMPWVQQGLESAAQVALVFGREDRGLSNEELLLSQRVVRLHSSDAYPSLNLSHAVAVMLHELERVRRQFSGQLKEVLQDAETAEPTQLIDCLNDAEDLLLEAGFLLEHTARARMAKVKGLLQRSLVRPEELAMLRGMVRQLRWAIRCHRP, from the coding sequence GTGAGCCTCTCCGTGGTGTTGGTGGAGCCGTCCGGTCCGCTCAACGTTGGAAGCGTGGCTCGGCTCTGCGCCAATTTCGGAATTGATGATCTGAGGCTGGTCGCTCCGCGATGTGAACCCAATGACCCCGACGCACAACGCATGGCCGTGCATGGAGGGCAGGTTCTAAGCCGAGCTCGTTGCTTCCCGACACTGTTCGAGGCACTGGCCGATTGCCAGCGCGTCGTGGCCAGCTGCGGACGCATTGACCATGGAGAGATTGCTGTTCAGCCTCCCGAACAGATCATGCCCTGGGTGCAACAGGGTCTTGAATCGGCTGCACAGGTTGCACTGGTCTTCGGCAGAGAGGATCGCGGCCTGAGCAATGAGGAGCTGCTGCTCAGTCAACGCGTTGTACGGCTTCATTCCTCGGACGCCTATCCATCGCTGAATTTGTCCCATGCGGTTGCTGTGATGTTGCATGAACTGGAGAGGGTTCGCCGGCAATTCTCAGGTCAGCTGAAAGAAGTACTTCAGGATGCAGAAACAGCCGAACCAACCCAGCTGATCGACTGCCTCAATGACGCGGAAGATCTGCTTCTGGAGGCGGGTTTCCTGTTGGAGCACACCGCCAGGGCACGCATGGCCAAGGTCAAAGGTCTGCTGCAACGATCCCTGGTACGTCCTGAAGAATTGGCCATGCTGCGCGGCATGGTCCGACAACTTCGTTGGGCGATTCGTTGCCACCGCCCGTAA
- a CDS encoding serine hydrolase, with translation MASSRSRRQNPGWGRPLRLVLRLVLMGVGLGVITGSLLKLAGPAVEKGDLALPGWLPLNEQSPEGKAQPEATANDNGTTSLNRTESLGRFETRNELKPLSERWQTLAAEQPDLKVSAFMLVLDDGRYAQLEPDTALPAASSIKTPILLVTLEELDAGRLSWNEPLQLSKTVVGGGAGWMASKPLGTRFPTHEVATEMIRVSDNTATNLLIERLGGQETLNARFNALGLSATKVNDWLPDLKGTNSTSARDLARSIALVDTGEALSIRSRDLFREVMGTSITNTLLPRGLMRGLGGRQGEPDDSLMVKGYRVLNKTGDIGIAYADAGLIELPDGSRAVAAFLVKGPFNDPRSTELIRKLAAAMAPVLKPKPAVARSSASAASIDP, from the coding sequence TTGGCCTCCAGTCGATCGAGACGCCAAAACCCTGGCTGGGGACGTCCTCTGCGGCTTGTGCTGCGACTTGTTCTGATGGGCGTGGGACTTGGCGTCATTACGGGCTCCTTGCTGAAACTGGCTGGCCCTGCCGTTGAAAAAGGAGATCTCGCACTTCCTGGGTGGCTGCCGTTAAACGAGCAGAGCCCAGAGGGCAAAGCCCAGCCTGAAGCGACTGCCAACGACAACGGAACCACATCCCTCAATCGCACCGAATCCCTGGGTCGCTTCGAGACCCGCAATGAACTCAAGCCGCTGAGTGAGCGCTGGCAGACACTGGCAGCAGAACAGCCCGACCTGAAAGTGAGCGCCTTCATGCTCGTGCTGGACGACGGTCGCTATGCACAGCTGGAGCCTGACACTGCGCTGCCGGCGGCCAGCTCCATCAAAACCCCGATCCTGCTCGTCACCCTTGAGGAGCTTGACGCAGGTCGCTTGAGCTGGAACGAGCCTTTGCAACTCAGCAAAACCGTGGTGGGTGGCGGTGCCGGTTGGATGGCGTCCAAACCGCTCGGCACCCGTTTCCCAACGCATGAAGTCGCCACTGAAATGATCCGGGTCAGCGACAACACCGCCACCAACCTTCTGATCGAACGGCTGGGAGGTCAGGAGACACTGAATGCCCGTTTCAACGCTCTGGGCCTGAGCGCCACCAAGGTGAACGACTGGCTACCCGATCTCAAGGGCACCAACAGCACCAGCGCCAGAGATCTGGCTCGATCGATCGCGCTGGTTGACACCGGTGAAGCCCTCTCGATCCGCAGCCGGGATCTGTTCCGGGAGGTCATGGGCACATCGATCACCAATACCCTTCTGCCGCGAGGACTGATGCGGGGTCTCGGCGGACGTCAGGGAGAGCCGGACGACAGCCTGATGGTGAAAGGCTACAGAGTGCTCAATAAAACCGGCGATATCGGTATCGCCTACGCCGATGCAGGCTTGATTGAGTTGCCTGATGGCAGCAGAGCGGTTGCAGCCTTCCTGGTGAAGGGACCGTTCAACGATCCGCGCTCAACGGAACTGATCCGCAAGCTGGCAGCGGCGATGGCGCCGGTTCTCAAACCCAAACCCGCCGTTGCCCGTTCAAGCGCAAGTGCCGCCAGCATCGATCCATGA
- the ruvC gene encoding crossover junction endodeoxyribonuclease RuvC: MRILGIDPGLARVGYGVIDTSAGQQTMLDCGIIRTDPGHSEGKRMVEIARDLRQLIRAWRPELASVEKFFFYRSSNTIAVVQARGVVIMTLSRFGLPIVEFPPMQIKQALTGHGHADKDEVLEAVMRELNLESPPRPDDAADALAVALTGWFQQ, encoded by the coding sequence GTGCGCATTCTCGGCATCGACCCCGGTCTCGCCCGGGTTGGTTACGGGGTGATTGACACCTCTGCTGGTCAGCAGACCATGCTCGATTGCGGCATCATTCGCACCGATCCTGGGCATTCAGAAGGCAAGCGAATGGTGGAGATCGCCAGAGACTTGCGGCAGCTGATCAGGGCCTGGCGCCCGGAATTGGCATCCGTCGAAAAGTTTTTCTTCTACAGATCCAGCAACACCATCGCCGTTGTTCAGGCTCGGGGCGTGGTGATCATGACCCTCAGCAGATTTGGATTGCCAATCGTCGAGTTTCCGCCGATGCAGATCAAGCAAGCTCTAACCGGCCATGGCCATGCTGACAAGGATGAGGTTCTTGAAGCCGTGATGCGCGAGCTCAACCTTGAGTCTCCGCCCAGACCGGACGACGCCGCTGATGCACTAGCCGTTGCACTGACGGGCTGGTTTCAGCAGTAA
- the hisH gene encoding imidazole glycerol phosphate synthase subunit HisH, which produces MQTIGLIDYGMGNLHSVQTSFKRLGQPLIQVRHPRDLEACDALILPGVGAFDPAMEKLHSTGLVQHLRSWHDNKRPLLGICLGLQLLFERSDEGSIEGLGLFEGEVQRLPDQQGERIPHMGWGQLRPQQPCPLLVEGEAQPWVYFVHSYAAVPNKTADLAATVSFGQGEATAMVWSDRTGACQFHPEKSAKAGARLLKQWIGWLQSGAQLPQ; this is translated from the coding sequence ATCCAGACGATCGGCCTGATCGATTACGGAATGGGCAATCTCCATTCCGTTCAGACCAGTTTCAAACGCTTGGGGCAGCCTTTAATCCAGGTTCGGCATCCTCGGGATCTAGAAGCCTGTGATGCGCTGATTCTCCCGGGAGTCGGAGCTTTTGATCCGGCAATGGAAAAGCTTCATTCGACTGGACTCGTGCAGCATCTACGCAGCTGGCATGACAACAAACGCCCTCTGCTCGGGATTTGTCTGGGCCTTCAGTTGCTGTTCGAACGCAGCGATGAAGGCAGTATCGAAGGTCTGGGACTTTTCGAAGGCGAAGTTCAACGGCTACCCGATCAACAGGGTGAGCGGATTCCACACATGGGCTGGGGGCAGCTGAGACCCCAACAGCCCTGCCCGCTTCTTGTGGAAGGCGAAGCGCAACCCTGGGTGTATTTCGTGCATTCCTATGCAGCGGTCCCCAACAAGACCGCAGATCTGGCCGCGACCGTGAGCTTCGGGCAGGGGGAAGCTACGGCGATGGTTTGGAGCGATCGCACGGGTGCCTGTCAGTTCCACCCTGAAAAGTCAGCAAAAGCCGGCGCTCGGTTGCTGAAGCAATGGATCGGATGGCTGCAGTCCGGCGCGCAGCTGCCCCAGTGA
- the trxA gene encoding thioredoxin, with the protein MSSAAAVTDASFEQDVLQSDVPVLVDFWAPWCGPCRMVAPIVDEIAKEFEGKIKVFKLNTDENPNVASQFGIRSIPTLMVFKGGQKVDTVVGAVPKATLSGTIAKYL; encoded by the coding sequence ATGTCCAGCGCTGCCGCTGTCACCGACGCCTCCTTCGAACAGGACGTCCTTCAGAGCGACGTTCCCGTGCTGGTCGATTTCTGGGCCCCCTGGTGTGGCCCATGTCGCATGGTTGCGCCCATCGTTGATGAAATTGCCAAGGAATTCGAAGGAAAAATCAAGGTGTTCAAGCTCAACACCGATGAAAATCCCAACGTGGCCAGCCAATTCGGCATTCGCAGCATTCCAACTCTGATGGTTTTCAAAGGTGGACAGAAAGTCGACACTGTCGTTGGAGCCGTCCCCAAGGCAACTCTCTCTGGCACGATTGCCAAATACCTCTGA